A stretch of Phoenix dactylifera cultivar Barhee BC4 chromosome 16, palm_55x_up_171113_PBpolish2nd_filt_p, whole genome shotgun sequence DNA encodes these proteins:
- the LOC103697949 gene encoding perakine reductase-like, protein MEEQTQTLMIPRVKLGCQGLEVSKLGLGCMSLSGGYNSPLSDEDGIAVIKHAFSKGITFFDTSDFYGPRTNEILIGKALKQLPREKIQLATKFGIVGVDQTGFVVNGRPEYVRACCEASLERLGVEYIDLYYQHRVDKTVPIEDTMGELKKLVEEGKVKYIGLSQPSPDTIRRAHAMHPITALQMEWSLWSRDIEGEIVPLCRELGIGIVTYSPLGRGFFGGKGAGESIPSGSVLASHPRFTGENLEKNKILYLRIEELAAKYQCTPAQLALAWVLHQGDDVVPIPGTTKIKNLDGNIGSLKLKLTKEDLKEISNALNEEEVAGSNAFAFAEHDHWKYANTPAKNCNATS, encoded by the exons GTATCCAAGCTGGGATTGGGTTGCATGAGCCTCAGTGGAGGATACAATTCTCCGCTCAGTGACGAAGATGGGATAGCCGTCATCAAGCATGCCTTCAGCAAGGGAATCACCTTTTTCGACACCTCCGATTTCTATGGACCCCGTACCAATGAGATCTTGATTGGAAAG GCCTTGAAGCAGTTGCCCCGAGAAAAGATTCAATTGGCCACAAAATTTGGCATTGTAGGGGTTGATCAGACTGGTTTTGTTGTAAATGGTCGGCCAGAATATGTTCGAGCATGCTGCGAGGCAAGCCTCGAGCGTCTTGGTGTGGAATACATTGATCTATACTATCAGCACCGTGTGGATAAGACGGTGCCAATTGAGGATACT ATGGGGGAGCTGAAGAAGTTGGTGGAAGAGGGCAAAGTGAAGTACATCGGGCTATCACAACCCAGCCCCGATACAATCCGGCGTGCACATGCCATGCATCCTATTACTGCACTCCAGATGGAGTGGTCTCTCTGGTCTCGTGATATAGAAGGAGAAATAGTTCCACTCTGTAG AGAACTTGGCATCGGAATAGTTACATACAGTCCACTTGGTCGTGGTTTCTTTGGTGGAAAAGGAGCTGGAGAAAGTATTCCTTCAGGCAGTGTATTG GCTTCACATCCAAGGTTTACTGGAGAAAATTTGGAAAAGAACAAGATTCTGTACCTGCGAATAGAGGAATTAGCTGCAAAGTATCAGTGCACCCCTGCTCAGCTAGCTCTTGCTTGGGTTCTTCATCAAGGGGATGATGTGGTTCCTATCCCAG GAACGACCAAGATCAAAAACCTAGATGGTAATATAGGTTCTTTGAAGCTGAAGCTCACAAAAGAGGACTTGAAGGAAATATCCAATGCATTGAATGAAGAAGAGGTGGCGGGTTCTAATGCCTTTGCTTTTGCAGAACATGACCATTGGAAGTATGCAAATACACCTGCTAAAAATTGCAATGCCACATCTTAA